Proteins encoded in a region of the Stieleria neptunia genome:
- the fabG gene encoding 3-oxoacyl-[acyl-carrier-protein] reductase has translation MELTLKADLSGQVAIVTGASQGLGKAVAVALAMNGATVACMARNAEKLAATVADIEAVGGTGIALACDVTDRAATAAAIEGVAKEHGRLDILVNNAGITRDKTMRGMSDEEWDSVIATNLTSCFVCCRAAAGIMRKKKYGRIINMASISGLMGNQGQANYSASKAGMIGMTRTMSKELVNRGVTVNAVAPGFIASDMTDAIPAGILDEVIKTIPAKRIGNPEDVAAAVLFLASRDAGYISGQTIVVDGGITG, from the coding sequence ATGGAACTGACACTCAAAGCCGATCTATCCGGCCAAGTCGCGATTGTCACCGGCGCGTCACAAGGATTGGGTAAAGCCGTCGCGGTGGCGCTGGCGATGAACGGCGCCACGGTCGCCTGCATGGCCCGCAACGCGGAGAAACTGGCGGCGACCGTCGCGGACATCGAAGCCGTCGGCGGCACAGGCATCGCGCTGGCCTGTGACGTGACCGACCGGGCGGCGACCGCCGCGGCGATCGAAGGAGTGGCCAAGGAGCACGGCCGGCTGGACATTCTGGTCAACAACGCCGGGATCACACGCGACAAGACGATGCGTGGGATGAGCGACGAGGAATGGGACAGCGTGATCGCCACCAATCTGACCAGCTGTTTCGTCTGCTGTCGGGCCGCCGCCGGGATCATGCGAAAGAAAAAATATGGCCGAATCATCAACATGGCCAGCATTTCGGGGCTGATGGGCAACCAAGGCCAAGCCAACTATTCGGCCAGCAAGGCTGGGATGATCGGCATGACCCGAACGATGAGCAAAGAATTGGTCAATCGCGGTGTGACGGTCAACGCGGTCGCCCCGGGCTTCATCGCCAGCGACATGACCGACGCGATTCCGGCGGGAATTTTGGACGAGGTGATCAAAACGATCCCCGCCAAACGCATCGGAAACCCCGAAGATGTCGCCGCAGCCGTGCTTTTCCTCGCCTCCCGTGACGCCGGGTACATTTCCGGCCAAACGATCGTCGTCGACGGGGGAATCACCGGATAG
- a CDS encoding acyl carrier protein yields MATVEERVVDIVAEQLGVEKDKISRETSFVNDLGADSLDTVELVMELEEEFNISIPDEAAEKIQKVGEAVDFIENAKGEDA; encoded by the coding sequence ATGGCTACCGTCGAAGAGCGCGTGGTCGATATCGTTGCTGAACAACTTGGTGTCGAAAAAGACAAGATCAGCCGCGAAACGTCCTTCGTCAACGACCTGGGTGCCGATTCGTTGGATACCGTCGAACTGGTGATGGAGCTCGAAGAGGAATTCAACATTAGCATTCCTGACGAAGCTGCCGAAAAGATCCAAAAGGTCGGCGAGGCGGTGGACTTCATCGAGAATGCCAAAGGCGAAGACGCCTGA
- the fabF gene encoding beta-ketoacyl-ACP synthase II, with protein MTQGSSDTVSQPPIFRGDRRVVITGIGAVTPLALEVPRMWDRLIAGESGVGNIELLDTSEYKVHFAGEVWNFTLEGVTDPREAKRLDRFTQFAVHAGHQAIRDSGIDFESVDRTRCGVILGSGIGGLIEIENQIERMLTKGPSRVSPFTVPKMMVNAAGGNISITYGLKGPNYAVATACASATNAMGDALRSIRLNETDLVITGGSEAALTRMGLAAFQNMKALSTRNEEPTKASRPFDADRDGFVLGEGAGVLVFEELEHAKKRGAKIYGEVLGYGTTSDAGHITAPDADGIGAAAAMTAALADARIDPANVDYINAHGTSTPLGDKAETTAIKRVFGEAAYQTSVSSTKSALGHSLGASGGVEAVILCKTIESEVIPPTINLETPDPDCDLDYTPNEAKSRAVKVAMSNSFGFGGHNACIVVGRFDG; from the coding sequence ATGACCCAGGGTTCATCAGACACCGTGTCACAACCACCGATTTTCCGAGGTGATCGCCGTGTGGTTATCACTGGCATCGGCGCCGTCACTCCGCTGGCTCTGGAAGTCCCCAGGATGTGGGATCGACTGATCGCCGGTGAAAGCGGTGTCGGCAACATCGAATTGCTCGACACGTCCGAGTACAAAGTTCATTTCGCCGGTGAAGTCTGGAATTTCACGCTCGAGGGTGTGACCGATCCGCGCGAAGCAAAACGACTCGATCGCTTCACCCAGTTCGCCGTCCACGCCGGTCATCAGGCGATCCGGGATTCCGGCATCGATTTCGAATCGGTCGACCGCACCCGCTGCGGTGTCATCCTGGGCAGCGGCATCGGCGGGCTGATCGAAATCGAAAACCAGATCGAACGCATGTTGACCAAGGGGCCCTCGCGGGTCAGTCCCTTCACCGTCCCCAAGATGATGGTCAATGCCGCCGGCGGAAATATCTCCATCACCTACGGGCTCAAAGGCCCCAACTATGCCGTCGCCACCGCCTGTGCCAGTGCGACCAACGCGATGGGCGATGCGCTCCGTAGCATCCGGCTCAACGAAACCGATCTGGTCATCACCGGTGGCAGCGAAGCGGCGCTGACCCGGATGGGCCTGGCCGCATTTCAAAACATGAAGGCCCTCTCGACGCGAAACGAGGAACCGACCAAGGCCAGTCGCCCCTTCGATGCCGATCGCGACGGGTTCGTGCTCGGCGAAGGCGCCGGGGTGTTGGTCTTTGAGGAACTCGAACACGCCAAGAAGCGGGGGGCAAAGATCTACGGCGAAGTCCTCGGATACGGAACCACCAGCGACGCCGGCCACATCACCGCCCCCGACGCCGACGGGATCGGTGCCGCCGCCGCGATGACCGCCGCGCTCGCCGACGCCCGGATCGATCCGGCAAACGTGGACTACATCAACGCCCACGGCACCAGTACCCCGCTGGGCGACAAAGCCGAAACCACCGCCATCAAACGCGTCTTCGGCGAGGCCGCCTATCAGACCAGCGTCAGCAGCACCAAGTCCGCACTGGGGCACTCGCTCGGTGCCAGCGGTGGGGTCGAGGCCGTGATTCTTTGCAAAACCATCGAATCGGAAGTCATCCCGCCGACCATCAATCTGGAAACGCCCGATCCGGACTGTGACCTCGACTACACGCCCAACGAGGCCAAGTCGCGCGCCGTCAAAGTGGCGATGAGCAACAGCTTCGGATTCGGTGGGCACAACGCCTGCATCGTTGTTGGTCGGTTCGACGGCTAG
- a CDS encoding protein kinase domain-containing protein has protein sequence MSEDDITQPTHPSQTPSRLDGQVATGDYSLDSARQNASEAELTKIEEFSVLGFLGKGGFGTVYRAYDGLLQREVALKVPHQRLVNQSDLAAAYLREARAMASLDHPHIVPVYRAAATQQVACYLVTKLIHGCPFGQWIRRKRPSYRQLADVLRYVADALAYAHSRGIVHRDIKPGNILIDEEDCPYVVDFGLALRDVEREGRSAYVGTPAYMSPEQARGEGHRVDGRSDIFSLGTVLYQSLTDSKPFKGEDRDSLFQEIIYHDPVDPREIQPEVPAELARICLKSLSKSVHDRYASCELLVDDLAHFVETMDGDSSTSTTSAQSAFGPNAAQADSHRQRRTLPKGLRPFDLRDAEHYLELLPGPYDRDGLPDIVRFWLSRIDSTDASRAVPVGLIYGPSGCGKTSLVRAGIMSRLGNPCTSIYLQATPESTESVLAGAIRSKFGDHRFGSVTDLADLIAALRRGNQPKVVIFIDQFEQWLFSHPDIERESLTAALRQCDGVQVQCILMVRDDFWLGISRLMQAIDLPIAENENATLLDLFDTRHARHVLALFGAAHERLPDSQTHFSPRQNQFLDSAIRYLASDGRVICVQLALLTEMLKHRNWETSSSLFKDGGTGIGVRFLDETFDNERSPRRIRLFAEGAEHVLRALLPESGSSIKGAVRSEQELMEATGYRDKAAFRRLIAVLDGELHLITPTDRTEEDSFSSESSTSQIGTTGYQLTHDFLIAPIRHWVELRNRTTKAGKARLRLDEFTELYRARPLPQALPTLSEYLAVRRHVPPSTYTGPQLRMMNAARQRHLGRLGAWSLAVGLLLAVSWGGYAFVVNQLRQRDSQAALTRLVDAELSEAIPLATELREDAWIRAQASTLVADPDSRLSVRVRASLVNADRDVVAAETLTRHALTAPVDEVVQIARSIVPLMNSTNELAVELWRDQTATRGELLRAACLIANDPGSIGGFDDPDDQAVLVQLLLAENPVWSKSWGLGFAPLAETLLPRLAKHLSDPDRQQPSLTAVNLVRQFAKTDFHLLADLVRSAHASEFNLLLETMEADPDRARDALRRQWDQINQAETAVVDVTRPWGSPWWIVGDRDRVDLTPDPVIDDALLVQLDSFQSVIGPHAIVAHQVPRDRLAGLATELAISGYRIGHLAVYRHDAQRYCFVLFTRDSLESKYALDLSADQVRALNRDHRDEGFLPDSISGYADEDKTLRYFVSWIRRPQNNGVTAADLYLEVPGSHHQTDGWQPMLQRGLSLPRFNLSVQQSDLPEQFTSIRWQTTREIRYADAWNQSADQCRQIIQWNRSSPVLVAGSSLATDGRRDGTVTPVWWHDLPVQAKLLEHQGRLDHLRAAGKLMAEGYFPVSLDAAAFDDDRTFRFQSVWWRALPEIDAQVASARVRCNLALAQLRLQQDQNVKDALAGHWGEETRGAVIAGFGEFMLPPEWLFDQIQNSRDDQAPQDAMRVRSCLMALKLIPVDQVSPQQRSSVTEVWRDPLQRTTDSGIRSASLALAAAWNLDLPLPPSSDPDREFLAVSGQRMVVVRPAATVWLGSYGNEPGRDGQKEPRTAFVIDHDYAIGATEVTVEQFLAFRNDFDYPEDYARSVDSPAINVTWYDAAKYCRWLSEQEGIPEDEMCYPEIDAIKPGMVVSAGSVDRIGYRLATEAEWESACRGGVDRNRWFGFDPKRLDDHAWTVSNSEFRTQPVARLLPNDYGLFDMLGNVMEWCHSQSLAYPRQSLAPASDPGNEWFDVEGRTRMITRGGAMLYQPGDARASQRNLHGADSRWVYMGFRIARTIRPTLE, from the coding sequence ATGAGCGAAGACGACATCACCCAGCCGACCCACCCGTCTCAAACCCCTTCCAGACTCGATGGTCAGGTCGCCACCGGCGACTACTCCTTGGATTCGGCCCGGCAGAATGCGTCCGAAGCGGAACTGACGAAGATCGAAGAGTTTTCCGTCTTGGGGTTCCTGGGCAAGGGCGGTTTCGGAACGGTCTATCGCGCCTATGACGGCTTGTTGCAACGTGAAGTCGCGCTCAAGGTCCCGCATCAACGTCTGGTCAATCAATCTGATCTCGCCGCGGCGTATCTGCGTGAAGCCCGTGCGATGGCCAGCTTGGACCATCCCCACATCGTGCCCGTGTACCGGGCCGCCGCGACGCAACAGGTCGCCTGCTATTTGGTCACCAAACTGATCCATGGTTGTCCCTTCGGCCAGTGGATTCGGCGAAAACGCCCTTCCTATCGACAGCTCGCCGATGTCCTTCGCTACGTCGCCGACGCGCTCGCCTACGCCCATTCCCGCGGCATCGTCCATCGCGACATCAAACCGGGCAACATCCTGATTGATGAAGAGGATTGTCCCTATGTCGTCGATTTCGGTTTAGCGCTGCGCGACGTCGAGCGTGAAGGCCGCAGCGCCTACGTCGGAACGCCGGCCTACATGAGTCCGGAACAGGCGCGGGGGGAAGGCCACCGGGTCGACGGACGCTCGGACATTTTTTCCCTCGGCACGGTGTTGTATCAATCGCTGACCGACAGCAAACCGTTCAAGGGCGAGGACCGCGACAGCCTGTTCCAAGAGATCATCTATCACGACCCGGTCGACCCTCGAGAAATCCAGCCCGAGGTGCCGGCGGAACTCGCGCGGATCTGTCTCAAGTCGCTTTCGAAGTCCGTACACGACCGCTACGCCAGTTGTGAACTGCTGGTCGATGACTTGGCGCACTTTGTCGAAACGATGGACGGCGATTCGTCGACATCCACCACGTCGGCTCAGTCGGCGTTCGGTCCTAATGCCGCTCAGGCAGACAGTCACCGCCAACGCCGCACCCTGCCCAAAGGACTTCGGCCGTTTGATTTGCGAGATGCCGAGCACTATTTGGAATTGTTGCCCGGACCCTATGACCGTGACGGCTTGCCGGACATTGTCCGGTTTTGGTTGTCGCGGATCGATTCGACAGATGCTTCCAGAGCCGTCCCGGTCGGACTGATCTATGGACCCAGCGGGTGTGGGAAAACGTCGCTGGTCCGGGCCGGCATCATGTCGCGATTGGGCAATCCGTGCACCAGCATTTATCTGCAGGCGACACCCGAATCAACCGAATCGGTGTTGGCCGGTGCGATCCGATCGAAATTCGGCGATCACCGTTTTGGATCGGTCACGGATCTGGCGGACTTGATTGCCGCTCTCCGCCGCGGCAATCAACCCAAGGTCGTGATCTTCATCGATCAGTTCGAACAGTGGCTGTTCTCCCATCCCGACATCGAACGTGAATCGTTGACCGCCGCGCTGCGACAGTGCGATGGCGTGCAGGTGCAATGCATCTTGATGGTACGTGACGACTTTTGGCTCGGCATTTCACGATTGATGCAAGCGATCGATCTGCCGATCGCCGAGAACGAAAACGCGACGTTGTTGGATCTATTTGATACCCGCCATGCCCGTCATGTGCTGGCGCTGTTCGGCGCCGCGCACGAGCGTTTGCCTGATTCACAGACCCATTTCAGCCCACGCCAAAATCAATTCCTGGATTCCGCGATCCGTTACCTGGCCAGCGACGGCCGAGTGATCTGTGTCCAGTTGGCGCTGCTGACCGAAATGCTCAAACATCGCAACTGGGAAACCAGTTCGTCTCTCTTCAAAGACGGCGGCACCGGGATTGGGGTCCGGTTCTTGGACGAGACCTTCGACAATGAGCGTTCGCCGCGTCGGATCCGGTTGTTCGCCGAAGGCGCCGAGCACGTGCTCCGCGCCCTGTTGCCCGAATCGGGGTCCAGCATCAAAGGCGCCGTGCGGAGCGAGCAGGAACTGATGGAAGCGACCGGCTACCGCGACAAAGCCGCATTCCGTCGATTGATCGCTGTCCTGGACGGCGAACTGCATCTGATCACTCCGACCGACCGGACCGAAGAAGACAGTTTCAGCAGCGAATCGTCGACCAGTCAGATCGGCACGACCGGCTATCAACTGACGCATGATTTTTTGATCGCGCCCATCCGTCACTGGGTCGAATTGCGAAACCGCACCACCAAAGCCGGGAAGGCGCGATTGCGGCTGGATGAATTCACCGAGCTGTACCGTGCTCGTCCGCTGCCCCAAGCGTTACCGACACTCAGCGAATACCTTGCCGTTCGTCGACATGTCCCGCCCTCGACCTATACCGGACCACAGTTGCGGATGATGAACGCCGCCCGCCAGCGCCATCTCGGTCGGCTTGGGGCGTGGTCGCTGGCCGTCGGATTGCTGTTGGCCGTCAGCTGGGGCGGCTATGCGTTCGTGGTCAACCAGCTTCGACAGCGGGACAGTCAAGCGGCGCTGACCCGCTTGGTCGACGCCGAGCTTTCCGAAGCGATCCCGTTGGCCACCGAGCTGCGCGAAGATGCGTGGATTCGAGCCCAGGCGTCGACACTCGTTGCGGACCCGGACTCCAGGCTATCGGTTCGTGTCCGCGCGTCCCTGGTCAATGCAGATCGGGACGTCGTCGCGGCAGAAACATTGACCAGGCACGCGCTGACCGCGCCGGTCGACGAGGTCGTCCAGATCGCGCGGAGCATCGTTCCCTTGATGAACTCCACCAACGAGTTGGCGGTCGAGCTGTGGCGGGACCAGACCGCGACGCGCGGGGAATTGCTTCGCGCGGCCTGTCTGATCGCCAACGATCCCGGCAGCATCGGTGGCTTTGATGATCCGGACGATCAAGCGGTTTTGGTGCAGTTGCTGCTGGCCGAAAATCCGGTCTGGTCGAAGAGCTGGGGGCTGGGGTTTGCTCCGCTGGCCGAGACGTTGCTGCCGCGGCTTGCCAAACATTTGTCGGACCCGGATCGGCAGCAGCCTTCGTTGACCGCCGTCAATTTGGTGCGTCAGTTCGCCAAAACGGATTTCCACTTGCTCGCCGACCTGGTCCGCTCCGCCCACGCCTCCGAATTCAACTTGCTGTTGGAAACGATGGAAGCGGATCCCGATCGGGCACGCGATGCGCTGCGGCGGCAGTGGGATCAGATCAATCAGGCCGAGACTGCGGTGGTCGATGTCACACGTCCCTGGGGGTCGCCCTGGTGGATCGTCGGTGATCGCGATCGAGTCGATTTGACACCCGACCCGGTAATCGACGACGCCCTCTTGGTTCAGTTGGACTCCTTTCAATCGGTCATCGGCCCGCACGCGATCGTGGCCCACCAGGTTCCTCGCGATCGTCTGGCCGGACTCGCCACAGAACTCGCCATCAGCGGCTATCGAATCGGACATCTCGCCGTCTATCGTCACGACGCGCAGCGCTATTGCTTTGTCCTGTTCACGAGAGACTCGTTGGAGTCCAAGTATGCGTTGGATCTCTCGGCCGATCAGGTGCGGGCGCTCAATCGCGACCATCGTGACGAAGGCTTTCTTCCCGATAGCATCAGCGGCTACGCCGACGAGGATAAAACCCTGCGATATTTCGTCAGCTGGATTCGTCGGCCGCAAAACAACGGTGTGACCGCTGCTGACCTGTATCTGGAGGTGCCGGGGAGCCATCACCAGACCGACGGATGGCAGCCGATGCTGCAAAGGGGCCTGTCACTGCCGCGTTTCAATCTGTCGGTCCAGCAGTCGGATTTGCCCGAGCAATTCACGTCCATTCGCTGGCAAACGACTCGCGAGATTCGATACGCCGACGCCTGGAACCAGTCGGCCGACCAGTGCCGCCAGATCATCCAATGGAATCGATCTTCGCCAGTGCTTGTGGCGGGATCCAGCTTGGCCACCGACGGTCGACGCGATGGGACGGTCACTCCGGTCTGGTGGCATGATCTTCCCGTGCAGGCGAAGCTGCTGGAACACCAGGGTCGACTCGATCACCTGCGTGCGGCGGGAAAGCTGATGGCCGAGGGTTACTTTCCCGTTTCACTCGATGCGGCCGCCTTTGACGACGATCGGACATTTCGATTTCAGTCGGTCTGGTGGCGCGCGCTGCCGGAGATCGATGCCCAGGTTGCCTCCGCCCGGGTCCGCTGCAATCTGGCACTGGCGCAGTTGCGACTGCAGCAAGACCAGAATGTGAAAGACGCACTCGCCGGCCATTGGGGCGAAGAGACACGGGGTGCCGTCATCGCAGGATTCGGCGAATTCATGTTGCCGCCGGAATGGTTGTTTGACCAAATTCAAAACTCGCGAGATGACCAAGCCCCGCAAGACGCGATGAGAGTCCGCAGTTGCCTGATGGCGTTGAAACTGATTCCGGTCGACCAAGTCAGTCCGCAACAACGGTCGTCGGTCACGGAGGTTTGGCGTGATCCGCTTCAACGAACGACCGACTCAGGCATTCGGTCTGCTTCACTCGCCCTCGCGGCCGCATGGAATCTGGATCTACCCTTGCCGCCGTCGAGTGATCCCGATCGTGAGTTTCTGGCCGTCTCGGGGCAGCGGATGGTGGTCGTTCGACCGGCAGCAACCGTTTGGCTCGGTTCGTATGGCAATGAACCGGGGCGTGACGGACAGAAAGAGCCGCGGACGGCGTTTGTGATCGACCATGACTATGCGATCGGAGCCACCGAAGTGACCGTCGAGCAGTTCCTGGCGTTTCGCAACGATTTTGACTATCCGGAAGACTATGCCCGATCGGTAGACAGTCCCGCGATCAATGTGACCTGGTATGACGCGGCAAAGTATTGTCGCTGGTTGAGTGAGCAAGAAGGCATTCCCGAAGACGAGATGTGTTATCCCGAAATCGATGCGATCAAGCCGGGCATGGTCGTCTCGGCGGGATCGGTGGATCGAATCGGTTATCGGCTGGCAACCGAAGCGGAATGGGAATCTGCCTGCCGCGGCGGCGTCGATCGCAACCGTTGGTTCGGCTTTGACCCGAAGCGACTCGATGACCATGCCTGGACGGTCAGCAATTCCGAATTCCGGACCCAGCCCGTCGCCCGCTTGTTGCCCAACGACTACGGGCTGTTCGACATGTTGGGCAACGTGATGGAATGGTGCCACTCCCAAAGTCTCGCCTACCCGCGGCAATCGCTCGCACCGGCGTCTGATCCCGGCAATGAATGGTTCGACGTAGAGGGCCGCACGAGGATGATCACGCGCGGCGGCGCGATGCTGTACCAACCCGGTGACGCACGCGCCTCCCAACGCAATCTTCACGGCGCCGATTCACGTTGGGTCTACATGGGATTCCGAATCGCCAGAACGATTCGGCCGACGCTTGAGTAA